Sequence from the Maribellus comscasis genome:
GGAAAGCCGCCGTTTTGATTATGGAGAAGAAAATGAGTTTCTGTTTAACTTGAAATTTCCTGTGGAAGATTCAAATTTGGATGAACAGCAGCTTGAAAAACAAATTTCTTTACTCAAACAAGAAATTAAAAATCTGGACAGCCGCAAACGTGAGCTTCTTTTTCTCAAATTTAACAGTGGGCTCACTTATACTGAAATCGGATTATTACTTGACCTGAAACCCGATACAGTAAAAAAACAAGTTCAGCGTATTTTAGCGTATTTCAGAAAACGTTTTCAAAATAATTTTTTCGAATTGTTCTTTTTATGTTATAAAGCATAAAAAATTGACCTTTTTTTATTGTCCCCTTTTCCGTGTGTCTTCCTCTTGTATTTAATTAAACTTAAACGGATGGACATATACAGTCAATTAATAGAGAATCCTCTTTTTTTTAAATGGATTTTTCATCCTACTGAAGAATTGAATGCCTATTGGAGAGCTTACCTCGAACAAAATCCGGCAGAGACCGATGCTGTGCTGGAGCTAAAATCAAACTTTGAGAAATATCTGAAATTCACCAATAAAAAAATTGACGAGGAAAGTAAGAAAAAGCTGGCATATCGAATTGTTAAACAACTTGATGCCGTTGACAAAAAGAAGAAACACGCTCTGTTTATAAAAAATATAATAAAATATGCTGCAGTAGCATTTTTATTTTTTTCGATTGGAAGTAGTTTAGTTTACCTGTACATGGACAGCAGGCAGCCGGAAATCGTAGTGGATAACTCTGTAATGCCTGCCCATGCTCAGGATCCCGTCTTAATTATTGATGATCAGCAGCAAATAAATCTTAAACCGGGAGAATCGGAACTGGACTATTCAAACTCGGATGACATTATTGTAAATCGCGAAGAACGGTTAAAAAAGAAAACTCAGGATGACACTCCTGAAATGAATACATTGATTATTCCTTACGGAAGCCGTTCAAAAATTACGCTGGCCGATGGTTCCGTGGTATGGCTTAACGCGGGCAGCCGGTTGATTTATCCTTCAGCTTTTGTCGATAAAAGACGTGAAGTATTTTTGGTTGGTGAAGCATTTTTTGAGGTTACTAAAAATGAAAAACAACCTTTTTTTGTAAAAACTGCTGATGTTGAAATTAAAGTTTTAGGAACTCAATTTAATGTTTCGGCGTATCCGGAAGATTATTCAGTACAAACTGCATTGGCTGAAGGAAGCGTTGAACTTTCGCGTTCCAATGCAGGACTGCTTGATAAAAAAATCAAATTGGCACCCGGCGAACTGGCCTATTTTAATAAAAAAAGCAAAGAGACAGTAATTTATAATGTTGATGTTGAATATTACACACTTTGGATCCAGGGTCTGTTTAGCTTTTCAAATACCGATTTGAACCGGATTATTCGTAAACTGGAAAGATTTTACAACATCCGCTTTCAATTTGACGATCCCTTAAAAGGAAGCATTCAGATAACAGGAAAACTCGATGTTACAAAAGAAAAAAATGAAGTTTTTGAATATTTATCAAACCTTACAGGTTTGGATTTTATCGAACTAAATGCAAACAACTATGTAATCAAATAAAAAAAACAACCGGAAAATGGTGGCACATTTTCCGGTTTGTCTAAATACCTTTTAAAGTAATTTAAACATTAAAAAAACGAATCAAATTTATGAAAAAAAAGTGGTTATTGGATTCCCATGATCCGGGAATCATAAAAAAATGGGGGCGTATTATGCGTATCACAGTAGTACTAATTTTTGGATTGATAATGACAGCGAATGCCAATAGTTATTCGCAGGTAACTAAAATGGATATTCAGCTGACAAACAGAACCATTCGCGATGTAATTGCTTATGTAGAAGACAACAGTGAGTTTGTTTTTCTATATAAAAATGAAGACTTCAACGTGGATAAAAAGGTGAATATTAAGCTTGAAGATGCCACAATCAACCAGATTCTCGACAATGTTTTACAAGGAGAAGAAGTGGTTTATGATGTTTACGACAGGCAAATTATTATCCGTAAATCGGACAATGTTCCTACCTACTTCCAACAACAGCAAAAAAATATTACCGGGATTATTACTGATAATCAAGGCTTACCATTACCCGGAGTTTCAATCATCGTAAAAGGAACAAGTATTGGAACAGTTTCAGGCACCGATGGCAAATTTTCCCTGTCTATTCCCAATGATGCTGAGATTATGCAGTTTTCTTTTGTGGGGATGAGCACAGTGGAAATCCCTGTTGAAGGCAAAGTAACTTTTAATGTAGTAATGGAAGAAGAAAGTATCGGCCTCGATGAAGTTGTTGCAATTGGTTATGGTTCAATGAAAAAAAGTGACCTGACCGGCTCAGTTACTTCGGTAAATTCAGAAGATTTTGTAAAAGGCGTGGCCAACAATGCACTTCAGTTGCTTCAGGGAAAAGCATCGGGTGTACAAATCAGCCAGGCAAATTCAGAACCGGGAGGAGCTCTTTCTATTAAAGTAAGGGGAGCAGGATCCATTAACAGCAGCAATAGTGTACTGGTTGTTATTGACGGACTTCCGGGAGCAGATCCCAGCAGTCTGAACCCGCTTGACATTGAGTCGATTGAAATCCTGAAAGACGCATCAGCAGCAGCTATCTACGGAACAAGAGCTGCTAACGGAGTGGTTTTAATTACGACCAAACAGGGCTCATCCGGCACGCCCGTTGTATCATACAACACTTATTTTGCGCTGCAAACACCCGACTATAAATTTGATGTTCTGGATGCAACTCAATACATGCAAATGATAAATGACATAAGTGAAGATGGAGGAAAAACACTTCCTTTTACTGATCAGGAAATTTCGGCGGCAGGAAAGGGAACTGACTGGCAGGATGTTCTTATGCGGAACGCATTTGCAATGAATCACCAGTTCTCAATAAACGGCGGCTCAAATACGTCAAAATACTATGTATCTCTCGGATACCTGGATCAAGATGGAATCCTGATAAGCTCCGGGTTAAAAAAATACAATACTTTAATAAACCTCGAATTTACACCGAGTGAAAAATTCAAATTTGCAATAAATTTAAACGGGGCACTGAGTAAAAAAGACATCATCCCTAACGACAGTAATTCTGCAAATGAAAATGCGGACCCGTTAAATGCAGCTCTTCAGTTTGATCCCCGGTTAACGACTGAAAAAAATGAGCAGGGGGAATACCAGCGAAATGCTTCAATTGCACTTGATAATCCTTTGGCGTTGGCATACGGATATGATGACAACCAGAAAAATACCCGCATTTCAGGAAATGTTTTAGCCGAATACAGCATTATTGACGGCCTTAAAGCTTCTGTTCGTTTAGGAACTAACCTGTATAACAGTCGCTACGATTCGTATAAAGACAGAACTACCGAAAAAGGAAAATCTTCCGGAGGGATTGGAAGTATCACAACCAACGATAACAGCTATTGGATGTTTGAAGGACTTTTAAATTACGATAAATATTTTAACCAGGTTCACCACATCTCCGTAATGGGGGGAGCCACCTGGGAAGAGTTTGAAAACCTCTCCCAATATTCTTATGCTGCAGGTTTTCTGTCTGACGTTACCAACACAAATCTTCTTTCCAGTGGAATAAAAGAAACCTACGATGTAAGTTCTTCAAGATATACCCATGCCTTGCAATCGATTATCGCAAGGCTAAATTATGTATACAATGAAAAGTATTTGCTAACAGCAACTTTAAGAAGAGACGGTTCGTCACGTTTTTCAGAAGATAACAAATATGCAATTTTCCCGTCGGTTGCTGTTGGATGGCGATTAAGCGAAGAATCTTTTATAAAAGAAATCCCGGCCATCAGCCAGCTAAAATTAAGATTCGGATACGGACAAATGGGGAACGAAGGGATAAATAACTTTGAAACGATACAAACATTTGTTTCCGGAGGAAACACCATTCTTGGAGGTTCCGAGCTAAGCGGCGCCCAACCGGCACGTATCCCGAATTCGGAATTGACATGGGAAACCACGGAAGAATATAACATTGGGCTGGATTATGGAGTTTTGCAAAACAGAATTTCCGGAGGTATTGAATATTATGTAAAAAATACAAAAGACCAGTTATTTAATAAACCGGTTCCGGCATCAACAGGCTTTACCAGTGTGAGAACCAATTTCGGGAACGTAAGAAACTCGGGAATTGACTTTAACATTAATACAGAAAACCTTGTTGGAGCATTTAGCTGGAGAACCAACCTTACCTTTTCAACACTCAAAAATGAGGTAATTAAACTTCCTCCTTTTGTTGGAGACATTATAACAACCGGAAGCATCGGAACTTTTACCCAGGATTTTGCATTGGTTCAGGAAGGTTCTCCCATGAGGGCATTTTATGGATACAAAGTCGTGGGAATTTTTCAGGAAAATGATGACATAGCCAATTCGGCCCAGCCCAATGCAAATCCCGGCGAACCGATATTCCTTGACTATGATGAAGATGGAAATATTGATTCTGATGACCGGGTTGTTCTTGGAAAACCATTCCCTGACCTTACATTTAGTTTGAACAATTCATTTTCATATAAAAATTTCAACCTGGAGATTTATATTATGGGTGTAAAAGGAATAGAAACTTTGAACAGTAATGTTATTGAGTCATTAAAACCGATTAATTTCGACAGAAACATTATGAGCGAGCATTATACCGACAGATGGACACCCGAAAATCCTGGCGCAGAGTACCCGTCGGGAGTAAATTCATCCATCTACTTTAACGGTGGAAAAGTTATTAATTCTTACAGTGTACAGGATGCTTCATTTTTACGTGTAAAAAATATTACTTTAGGTTATGATATCCCGTTAAAAAACTTCAATCTGTTTAAATCTGCTTCCGTTTACATTTCAGGAGAAAATTTACTGACCTTTACCAAGTTTGAAGGGTTTGACCCGGATGCAAACCAGTCAGGAACCGGCGTTGTAAAAACCAGTTACAACAACTATCCTTTAGCAAAAGTATTTAGGATTGGTGCAAACATTAAATTTTAACATTTTAAAATGAATATCATGTTTAAAAATATATTTAAATCAAAAATAGTCTGGATTACAGCTCTTGCGCTTTCCCTTTTTAGCTGCAGCGATTTTCTGGAAGAGGAAGTGTACACGCAGTATGATCCAAATACCTTTTTGCAAACCGAAGAAGGGATTAACAGTGTTTTAGTTGCAGCTTATGATAATTTACAATACACCGGAAGTTCGCTGCGTGAACGGATGTTTACATTTGGAGAATTCCCGGGGGATATTATGTGGGAATGGGGCGGAGGTTTTGAAGCTATCGCCACAGTTTATATGACGTATAACTGGGACTCACAAACATCACAGTTTGAAGGACGATGGAACAACCTGTATACCAGTATACGTAATGCAAACTCACTACTTGATAATATCGACAATGTTACTTCGCTAAGTGAAACTAAGGTTAAGCAGTTAAAAGCTGAAGCAACATTTATAAGGGCTGCTGATTACTATTATTTGTGGGAGATGTTTGGCCCGGTTCCGCTGACAACTACAACAGAGGAACTTAATTTTGAACCGGCAAAAGCAAGCAATGAAGAATTTAATTCGTTTATAGAAACAGAGTTAACTGCTGCGGCGGCTGATCTTCCTCTGGAACAGGATTTATGGGGAAAAGCAACAAAAGGTGCCGCGCTTTCTTTTCTTAGCCGCTTCTATATGAATACCCATCAATGGCAAAAAGCCGCCGACGTATCAAAACAGGTTGTCAACCTTCAGCAGTATGAGCTTTTTGACGGCGATTTGGCCAATATGTTTGCCGTTGAGAATGAAGAAAATGATGAAGTTATTTTCACGAGCCCTGCGTCAACTACATTTCATGGCAACAGTATAATGCCACACGTTTTTCCACCCAACTATCAAATCCAGAGCAATTGGATCAACTGGGGAGCCCAATTTGTTTTATACAGCGATTTTGTAAATTCTTACCACGCTGATGACAAACGTTTGGGATGGATGTTGTTCGAATATACTGATGTTAACGGCGTTTATCACGATTGTCTGGATCCCGATGATGTAAGCCGCGGAGTACGGTGTTTTAAATATGTACCTGATCCCAATGCGATTTCACAAAATCATGGCAACGATATACCGATGATGAGATATGCAGAAGTGCTGTTGAATGCCGCTGAAGCGATAAATGAGCTGGATGGTCCGGGCCAGGAGTCGATTGACTTTATAAACGAAGTGAGAGAACGAGCCGGAGTACCGCTATACAACGTATCAGATTTTAGTTCAAAAGACGAACTCAGAGATGCCATTCTTGATGAAAGGGGCTGGGAATTTGTATCTGAAGGCTTGCGAAGAATGGATCTGATAAGACAAGGGAAGTTGATATCCCGGGCAAAAGCACGTGGTGCAAGTAACGCTCAGGATTATATGACCTTGTTTCCAATACCACAGTCTGAATTAAATTCAAACCCGAATCTGGAACAGAATCCGGGGTACAACTAAACCCAATAAAAATTCAAAGGCCCTGTAAAAAGGGCCTTTTTTATTCCAATACACGATGAAAAAAAAGGTTATTTACATCATTCTTTTATTTGTTTTTCAACTGCATACTTTTGGGAAAACAGAAAAAACATCAGATACCAAACCCAATATCATATTTTTGCTTGTCGATGACTTAGGATGGAGGGATGTTGGTTACATGGGAAGTAAGTTTTATGAAACTCCCAACATTGATAAACTGGCATCGCAGGGAATGACTTTTACCAACGCTTACGCGGCATGTGCAGTTTGTTCACCAACCAGAGCCTCTATACAAACAGGGCGCTACCCTGCCAGAATTGGAGTCACTGACTGGATTAGAGCACGTTTCCAGGTCAATAAAGAAAAGCTCAACACACCTCCACCCTACGAAAAAAACGAAGGAAAAAAGCTAATGACACCGTCAAATCCATACTGGATGGAAAAAGACGAAGTAACAACAGCCGAACTGTTGAAGGAAAATGGCTATTTCACCTGCCATATTGGGAAATGGCATCTCGGCCCCGACGATTATTATCCTGAACACCAGGGATACGATGTAAACATTGCAGGATGTGATATGGGGCAACCCGTGAATTATTTTGACCCTTATGCCAATGATAAAGGAGTTAGTTTTCCCACATTAGAGCCACGTAAAGAAGGAGAATATCTTGTTGACCGCCTGGCGGATGAACTGGTTGATGTCATTCAACAACATAAAAACGCACCTTTTTTTATCAATATGTGCTACTATGCTGTTCATACTCCTCTGATGGCAAAACCCGAAATGATTGACAAATATGAAGCAAAAAACAAAGTTGATAAGCAAACCAATGCCGTCTATGCTTCAATGGTTGAGAGTGTTGACCAGGCTGTCGGAAAACTGATAAGCACGCTGAAAAAAGAAAACCTAATGGATAATACGCTCATTATTTTCTTTTCCGATAACGGCGGATTAGTTGGCCCGACAAACAACGCCCCTTTACGGTCAGGAAAAGGCTATCCCTATGAAGGAGGAATCCGGGAACCCATGTTTGTATACTGGAAAGGAAAAATCAAAGCAGCCACATCATGCGATATTCCTGTTTCAAGCGTAGATTTTTTGCCTACTATTTGCGCAATTACCAACACTCCTCTTCCCGACAGAACGATTGATGGCCGGGATATTAGTCCCTTGTTACAAAATAAAAAACTTCCACAGGTCCCTCTTTTTTGGCATTTTCCACATTACAGGGGAAAAGATGTTGTTCCGTACAGTATAATCAGAGATGGCGACTGGAAGCTGATAAAACGTTACGAAGGGAACGAATTTGAACTTTTCAACCTGGCGGATGACCTGGCGGAAACCAATGAACTATCAAAACAAAATCCGCAAAAAGTAAATGAGTTAAACAATAAACTTGAAGACTGGCTTAAAACCACACACGCAAAATTACCGCTAAAAAAATAAACTGCCGTAAAACTGTCCTTAACAACAAAACGAACAAATAACATTTTACCGGAAGACATTAAAAACCTGTCCCGATTGCCCAATCTCCTTATCTGGCAATCGGGGTAAATTTATGCGGGAATTTTAGTTTCAGCAAAATCATTTAAAGTTTACCCTTTGAAATTAAGCTCTTTTACTTTCGCATCAACTTTTTCAGCAACTGCAGGAATCCTGTTAAGAATTAGCTGTCCCTGTTACAAAATTACCTTCCCTGTACCGTTTTGGGCTCTTCCTGTTAAACAGGACAGGAAAAAGGTGAACAGGATTCTGAAAAAATGAAACAGGGCGTCAAAAAACCCTACAGGACAACTAAAAAGACAACAGGGAGCGGTAAAAGTACAACAGGACAACAAAAGAACTTACAGGCCTATATTAGTTACAACGACAAACAATATTCTTCCAAATCGTTTAGTTGCTGTTCGGTTAAATCTGCCGTTTGTCCATGTTTTTGATTTGTGTTGTAGGTTGTTAAAACTTCTTTTATCGTTTTTGCCTTTCCGTCATACAAATAGGGAGCTGTTCGCCAAACTTCAATCAACGAAGGCGTATCAAATTTCCGGCCTTCATCTGCCCCGCTTCCTTCGCCAACATCAAAACTTTCCAAATTCGTAAAATTGGCTCCGGAATGACAATGGGAACACCGGGCCTGCTCAAAAACTGTTTCCCCTCTTTGAGCTGCTTCACTCAATTTTCCGTTAACCAAATACGGACTGGCTACGGGTTTTAAGCTTGTTAAGTAAGCATCGATGGCATCTGTAATTTCCCTGGGTTGCCGCGTAAAAAGAATATGCTCTACTCCTGCAATTACAGCAACAGATGCACTGCTTCGGATACCTGTTATCATGGCCGGAGGAGTGGCATGGGCCAGCAACATACTTTTGGTGTTTTTCGGATTTCCAATTCCATCGTTTAGCAAATCCCAGTTTAAGCCGTCAACGCGTGCATCTCCCTGATGGCAACTGGTACAAGATTGCCAATGTTGTTTACAAAGCCGCGCATCATTAAAATACATTTCGCCTAACCGTTCTTTGGTTGCTTCTTCTTGATTCCCCAGCGACAGCGAGGCCACATCTGCAGGATTTGCAAGATCAACTTCAGCAAGGCTTCCCGAAAAATACATCGATACATAAATTTTATCTCCACCCAAAGCTATCCCTTTTGCGCCGGCTGCGTGCAAGTCAATTCGTTTCCGAATATGCTGTAAAAAACTCAAATCGTTCTGAATTTCATCGAGCGAGGTTGCAAATAATGTTGGCTGGCTTTCATCTGCAACATGCGAAATCCGGGCATGCAAGGCTTTCCGGTCGATAATACTCAACTCATCCGTTCCGGCATGCGAAACAAAAAGGCTATTTCCATCTTTACTGCATTCCACATCGTAAGGATTGGCAGCTCCCAAATCCAAATCATCAAGCATTACCGTACACAGATAATTTTGCTGAGCGACATCAATAATACTCAGTGCATTGGTATTTATCCAGCCTCGTTCCACCTGATTGGTTGGCACATTGTAACGCCCTAAAACATGGGTAACATACGCAAATTTCTGATCCGGAGAAATTGTAATTTTGTTTAACCCGTTGGAACCGTTGGGAAGATCAATCTCTTTTATTTTACGCATGGAAGAGGCATCAAAAACCGACACTTTTGCAGAATGGTACTTCGCCTTTGCACTTCCGCTTGGTAAATGGTTCGCAATAAGAAGCAAATCAGTTCCGGGAACGCAGGCCAAAGAAACCGGCTCTCGGTCGGCACTTGCAGTTTGTTCAACAGAAAAATCAGAAAGATTTACTTTAACAACCGAGTCATCAAATCGGGCACAGAAAAAGAGCGATTTCCCATCGGGGGTAACAACCGGAGACATTGGCGTGTGCCCCACTTTTAAACGCCGGGTAACCTCCAAACTTGTTAAATCAATCTCCAAAAGTTCTCCTTCAGGAGCAGAAAGTGTTACATACAATTTTGTTTCGTCAGGAGAAAGTGCAAGTCCGCCTGGTTTTGCTGCCAGTTCAATTTGTTTGATTGGAGCCGCTTCCGCCGTGTTTAAAATATAAATCCGATGGGCTGTTTCATCGGCAATATAAAGTAGTTTTTGCTTTTCACCAAACACACTTTGGTTGGGCGACATTATTTTTCCGGATTCTGAAGAACATGAAAAAAGTAAAAATAAAAGGAACGTAATATTGATATAAAGTGTAGATTTCATTCTTAAGTTGTTAATCGTGGGACAAATTCCGACATTTTGGCTTCAACTAATTTTCAGAGTTTCATCCCCGTCAGTTCTGGGTCGTAATGTTTTTCTCCTTCCGAAATGGCTTCCCTGTTTTTCTGTTCTTCCTCCTGCCGGTAAGTATATTTCTCAAGTCGTTTTTTATCGGTTTCTGAAGGGACAAAACCTTCCATATCCAAACGCGGGGTTGCCAGCAACTGATTCTTTCCTTTCGTAATAATGGCCAGGGCTTCGCTGTATTCTTCTGAATTTTTATTCCCGATATTTTCCAAACAGGGACTCAACTCCGGCCGTTCAAAAGTAATCTGTGCCCGTAAAGGTCTCCAATGCCCGCCTTGTGCAGCAAAGTCAACATGCGTAAGTTCCTCAAGCCGGTTTAAATCTTCCTGAGAAATTGGGCTTCTGCCCGCCGGATTATCGGGATAAGCCGAGATAAAATCAGGGTAGTAAACCGCATTAATATCAATCCAGGTAACTAACCGATCCATCTCTTCCTCCGAAAGATGAACTCCCGCATGACCTTTTTGAATTTTCTTTATCAGGTTGCTGGAACGCGCCCCCCAGGAATATGCCGGTTGGATTTCCGCCGGGCCGGCACCAATCGGATTGATCTCCTTTTGTTTATACATATCGATGTAAGCCGCATTAAAATAAGGATTCCTGTCGCCAGCCAGAATTAACTTTTCCCCGGCTTTTTTCCCAAAATCGTGGCATTTTACACAATGTTTATCCAAAACGGGCTGTACCTCTTTTACAAATCCAAAAGAACGGGCTTCGCCATACCAGCCGTTTAACTTTTGCGGCGGTGCTTGTAAGGCTTGTGCCACTTGCTCCGACGATGACGGCGGTGCCATTCTTCGGTCCTCATGACACCCAATGCAGCCCAATGTTTCTCCGGATTGAACCATGGTTCCGCTTCGCATCGACTGAATCATCATTTTGTTTTCATCCAGCAATTGAAAGTAAACATATTTATCTGCCGGAACTTCAACATAAGCCGAGCCATCTGCTTCAACCGGAACCGTTCCCAAAATTCGTTTGCATTCAAAGCTGTGCCAGTTCATTGCCGGGCGGTGAACACCCTGACCACTCCAGGCGGGAATTGTCCAGCTTCGTTTTTCCACCGACTCAATCACACGTAAATATTTTACGGCACCCCGCTCTACTCCCTGCATGTGCGTTCCCTGATACACATCCTGCACATAAAACGTTCCTGCTCCCGATTTATAATCCCGTTTCTCCTGAATCACATATTCTTTTTCGCGACTTTTTAAAGGAAGCGGATCAAAACAACCCGGAGCTTCGGTGTATATCAACTGCTCATTCCCAAAAATATCGATAAGAAACAAGCCCATCTGTTCACCCAAACCCATCGTTCTGGAACATAAAAAGTAGGTCTCATTTAAAGGGTACGGATCTTCATAAAGAGGACGAACCTGCTTAAACATATCGTAATTCCCTTTACCGATAAGTTCTGCTGCCGAAGCAGGCCAGGTGAGCTCAACCGGACTTTTACCATCCATTCCTTTTTCCCGGTCAATAATTCCAAGAGCTCCCCAGGGACGATCGTGGCAAGATCCCAAAATGGCAATCACCTTTTCGGTTCCGGGAACAGGCCGCGCATCAATCACACCTCCCGGAGAATTTGTGTTGTTCCCGTAATAAACAGCCTGGTTGGTTCCGTCCGGGTTCATGGTCCACAAGCCCTGCGCATCGCCAAAATTCCGGTCAACATATTCCCAGCGATCATATAAAATGTGTCCGTCGGGCATAACCGAGCTGTGTCCTTCAAACAACGAGCTTTTTCCCAACTGCGTAATATTGGCACCATCGCCTTCCATGCGGAAAAGATTGCACATAATATGGACGTTACACATACAATATTTCGGTTCGCGTGTGGATGAAAAAACAATATTTCCATCGGGTAAATATTGCGGATCGACATCTGCCACACCTTCTGCCTTTGTCAATTGTTTCAGGTTCCTTCCGTCGCTATCCACTTCATAAATATGGTAATCCTCATCGATATTGTTCCGCATGGAAAAAAGTATTTTTTCCCCGTCGTAACTTATTTCCGGATCGCGAATGACACCTTCTTTACTTTCAAGCAAAATTTTTACTTTCCCTCCGTTTTTAAGGTCGATAACTTTTAATGCGCCGCCCGGAGCAAAACTGTTGGTATTAATCTCGTTGGTTTGAAAAAGAGTTGCGGTATTATGATGATCGGGCGCATACTGCCGCCGGGTAACAAAAACAAGGGGTTGCCGGGTAAGCAAAGGATTGGATAACAGAGCCTCCTTTTT
This genomic interval carries:
- a CDS encoding cell surface protein translates to MKSTLYINITFLLFLLFSCSSESGKIMSPNQSVFGEKQKLLYIADETAHRIYILNTAEAAPIKQIELAAKPGGLALSPDETKLYVTLSAPEGELLEIDLTSLEVTRRLKVGHTPMSPVVTPDGKSLFFCARFDDSVVKVNLSDFSVEQTASADREPVSLACVPGTDLLLIANHLPSGSAKAKYHSAKVSVFDASSMRKIKEIDLPNGSNGLNKITISPDQKFAYVTHVLGRYNVPTNQVERGWINTNALSIIDVAQQNYLCTVMLDDLDLGAANPYDVECSKDGNSLFVSHAGTDELSIIDRKALHARISHVADESQPTLFATSLDEIQNDLSFLQHIRKRIDLHAAGAKGIALGGDKIYVSMYFSGSLAEVDLANPADVASLSLGNQEEATKERLGEMYFNDARLCKQHWQSCTSCHQGDARVDGLNWDLLNDGIGNPKNTKSMLLAHATPPAMITGIRSSASVAVIAGVEHILFTRQPREITDAIDAYLTSLKPVASPYLVNGKLSEAAQRGETVFEQARCSHCHSGANFTNLESFDVGEGSGADEGRKFDTPSLIEVWRTAPYLYDGKAKTIKEVLTTYNTNQKHGQTADLTEQQLNDLEEYCLSL